ATCGTACGAAATGTAGCCCAGCAATAAAACGCCAAGCACCACCATTAAAACGGTAACCGGGTAATCGACAGAAAATTGCGTTAATTTTTTCATAATATGTAGTTAGAAGCACGAAGCACGAAGCTGGAAGTTCTTCACTCCCGGCTTCCAGCTTCCGACTTATTATAATATCACTTTCACTTTTGAATTATCGCGGAGTGTTTCAAAACCTTTTATAATCAAACGGTCGTTCGCGCTGAGGCCTTCAGTGACTTCAATTTCATCCTGGTTTGCGATACCTGTTGTGATACGACGATCGTTGGCAGCGCTGTTTCGCCCAACAATAAATACATACTTTCCGCGCGAACCGGTCATTATCACGTCTTTTGGGATAACAATGGCACTGTCTTTTTGTGCCGTAATAATGTTGGCTTTTATAAACATTCCCGGACGTAGTTTCAGCTCCGGATTGTCAATTTCGAGCTTACCTGCAAATGTGCGTGTTTCGTCGCTGATAATTGGCGACAACTCGGCAACATGACCGATAAGTGTATCTTCAGTAAGCGTATAGTTTGTAATCATTACTTCCTGCCCGGTGGTTACTTCCGTAATGTTTTTCTCCGGCAAATTGATCTCCACATACATTTTTTTGTAGTTCATCAGGCTAACCATACTTTCGCCGGCCGACACACGAACGCCCTGGGTGTAATAAGGCAGCGCAACGATAACTCCTGAAAAAGGAGCTACAACTTTCGTTTTTGCCAACTGT
This is a stretch of genomic DNA from uncultured Draconibacterium sp.. It encodes these proteins:
- a CDS encoding efflux RND transporter periplasmic adaptor subunit, with amino-acid sequence MKHIKLLILLGVVVAAISCNNQTGSESTELAVPVSVENIKLKSIQQFVSTTGSAKAVDETELSSKIEGNYILQTNPKTGRKFQLGDRVEKGQVIVKLENAEYLNGLNIESTKLNLEISEQEYEKQKSLYEKGGVTLLEMRNSEVSMISAKNSYESAEIQLAKTKVVAPFSGVIVALPYYTQGVRVSAGESMVSLMNYKKMYVEINLPEKNITEVTTGQEVMITNYTLTEDTLIGHVAELSPIISDETRTFAGKLEIDNPELKLRPGMFIKANIITAQKDSAIVIPKDVIMTGSRGKYVFIVGRNSAANDRRITTGIANQDEIEVTEGLSANDRLIIKGFETLRDNSKVKVIL